In a single window of the Salvelinus namaycush isolate Seneca chromosome 6, SaNama_1.0, whole genome shotgun sequence genome:
- the LOC120050012 gene encoding protein kinase C and casein kinase substrate in neurons protein 2-like isoform X1, translating into MSGSYDDSMVDVSSDSFWEVGNYKRTVRRVDDGSRLCNDLMNCLHERARIEKSYAQQLTEWSKRWRQLIEKGPQYGTLERAWGALCTEAEKVSELHMEVKAALMGEDFEKLKVWQRDYYHKQMIGGFKETKEADDGFRKAQKPWAKKLKEMETMKKAYHGACKEEKLATSRENNSKLENNSNSEAQKKMQDKVEKCQQEMEKTKERYEKSLEELDKVTPQYMENMEQVFEQWQQFEDKRITFFKALLLEVKHHLDLSTNHKFQTVYHTLEDTISAADAEEDLKWFRSNHGPGMPMNWPQFEDWSIDLNRTLSRRETKKKPSEGVTLTGISQMEEQQAAKSSSSLTVPTSTEPVGSNPFEDDDDEDLQGTVKEQPTVVNNNSSPLNVKKVEEVKTASSVEKSQEWSDEETGVNPFSIEDANGDGNPFEVEPASSGVSVAVRALYDYEGQEQDELSFKAGEEFTKIGNEDDQGWCRGRLKDSVVGLYPANYVEDIQ; encoded by the exons ATGTCCGGCTCCTACGATGACTCCATGGTCGACGTCTCCAGTGACAGCTTCTGGGAG gtGGGGAACTACAAGCGAACAGTGAGGCGGGTGGACGATGGCAGTCGCCTGTGTAACGACCTGATGAACTGTCTCCATGAGCGGGCACGCATCGAGAAGTCCTACGCACAGCAGCTCACAGAGTGGTCCAAACGCTGGAGACAGCTTATAGAGAaag GCCCTCAGTACGGGACCCTGGAGCGGGCGTGGGGTGCCCTGTGCACGGAGGCGGAGAAGGTGAGCGAGCTCCACATGGAGGTGAAGGCGGCGCTGATGGGGGAGGACTTTGAGAAGCTCAAGGTGTGGCAGAGAGACTACTACCACAAACAGATGATCGGAGGCTTCAAGGAGACCAAGGAGGCTGACGACGGCTTCCGCAAGGCCCAGAAACCCTGGGCCAAGAAACTGAAAGAG ATGGAGACGATGAAGAAGGCGTACCACGGGGCCTGTAAGGAAGAGAAGCTGGCCACCAGCCGGGAGAACAACAGCAAGCTGGAGAACAACAGCAACTCTGAGGCCCAGAAGAAAATGCAGGACAAGGTGGAGAAGTGCCAGCAGGAGATGGAGAAG ACTAAGGAGCGCTATGAGAAGTCTCTGGAGGAGCTGGACAAGGTGACTCCCCAGTACATGGAGAACATGGAGCAGGTGTTTGAACAATGGCAGCAGTTTGAGGACAAACGCATCACCTTCTTCAAAGCACTTCTGCTGGAAGTCAAGCATCACCTCGACCTCTCCACTAATCACAA atTTCAGACAGTCTACCACACGTTGGAGGACACTATCTCTGCTGCTGACGCTGAGGAGGACCTCAAGTGGTTCCGCTCCAACCACGGTCCTGGCATGCCCATGAACTGGCCCCAGTTTGAG gactgGTCCATAGATTTGAACCGTACACTGAGTCGGCGAGAGACTAAGAAGAAGCCCTCCGAGGGAGTCACCCTGACGGGCATCAGCCAAATGGAAGAGCAGCAGGCAGCCAAGAGCAGCAGCag CCTGACTGTGCCCACTAGCACAGAGCCGGTGGGTTCGAACCCCTTCGAGGATGACGACGACGAGGATCTCCAGGGGACCGTGAAGGAACAGCCCACTGTCGTCAACAACAACAGCAGTCCGCTCAATGTCAAAAAAGTGGAGGAAGTGAAAAC CGCCAGCAGTGTGGAGAAGTCGCAAGAGTGGTCGGATGAGGAGACTGGGGTGAACCCGTTTTCCATTGAGGACGCCAACGGCGATGGGAACCCGTTTGAGGTGGAGCCGGCGTCCTCGGGGGTGTCTGTGGCCGTGCGTGCCCTCTACGACTACGAAGGACAGGAGCAGGATGAACTCAGCTTcaaagcag GCGAGGAGTTCACCAAGATAGGAAACGAGGACGACCAGGGCTGGTGCAGAGGGCGCCTGAAAGACAGCGTGGTGGGCCTCTACCCCGCCAATTACGTAGAAGACATCCAGTAA
- the LOC120050012 gene encoding protein kinase C and casein kinase substrate in neurons protein 2-like isoform X2 produces the protein MSGSYDDSMVDVSSDSFWEVGNYKRTVRRVDDGSRLCNDLMNCLHERARIEKSYAQQLTEWSKRWRQLIEKGPQYGTLERAWGALCTEAEKVSELHMEVKAALMGEDFEKLKVWQRDYYHKQMIGGFKETKEADDGFRKAQKPWAKKLKEMETMKKAYHGACKEEKLATSRENNSKLENNSNSEAQKKMQDKVEKCQQEMEKTKERYEKSLEELDKVTPQYMENMEQVFEQWQQFEDKRITFFKALLLEVKHHLDLSTNHKFQTVYHTLEDTISAADAEEDLKWFRSNHGPGMPMNWPQFEDWSIDLNRTLSRRETKKKPSEGVTLTGISQMEEQQAAKSSSSASSVEKSQEWSDEETGVNPFSIEDANGDGNPFEVEPASSGVSVAVRALYDYEGQEQDELSFKAGEEFTKIGNEDDQGWCRGRLKDSVVGLYPANYVEDIQ, from the exons ATGTCCGGCTCCTACGATGACTCCATGGTCGACGTCTCCAGTGACAGCTTCTGGGAG gtGGGGAACTACAAGCGAACAGTGAGGCGGGTGGACGATGGCAGTCGCCTGTGTAACGACCTGATGAACTGTCTCCATGAGCGGGCACGCATCGAGAAGTCCTACGCACAGCAGCTCACAGAGTGGTCCAAACGCTGGAGACAGCTTATAGAGAaag GCCCTCAGTACGGGACCCTGGAGCGGGCGTGGGGTGCCCTGTGCACGGAGGCGGAGAAGGTGAGCGAGCTCCACATGGAGGTGAAGGCGGCGCTGATGGGGGAGGACTTTGAGAAGCTCAAGGTGTGGCAGAGAGACTACTACCACAAACAGATGATCGGAGGCTTCAAGGAGACCAAGGAGGCTGACGACGGCTTCCGCAAGGCCCAGAAACCCTGGGCCAAGAAACTGAAAGAG ATGGAGACGATGAAGAAGGCGTACCACGGGGCCTGTAAGGAAGAGAAGCTGGCCACCAGCCGGGAGAACAACAGCAAGCTGGAGAACAACAGCAACTCTGAGGCCCAGAAGAAAATGCAGGACAAGGTGGAGAAGTGCCAGCAGGAGATGGAGAAG ACTAAGGAGCGCTATGAGAAGTCTCTGGAGGAGCTGGACAAGGTGACTCCCCAGTACATGGAGAACATGGAGCAGGTGTTTGAACAATGGCAGCAGTTTGAGGACAAACGCATCACCTTCTTCAAAGCACTTCTGCTGGAAGTCAAGCATCACCTCGACCTCTCCACTAATCACAA atTTCAGACAGTCTACCACACGTTGGAGGACACTATCTCTGCTGCTGACGCTGAGGAGGACCTCAAGTGGTTCCGCTCCAACCACGGTCCTGGCATGCCCATGAACTGGCCCCAGTTTGAG gactgGTCCATAGATTTGAACCGTACACTGAGTCGGCGAGAGACTAAGAAGAAGCCCTCCGAGGGAGTCACCCTGACGGGCATCAGCCAAATGGAAGAGCAGCAGGCAGCCAAGAGCAGCAGCag CGCCAGCAGTGTGGAGAAGTCGCAAGAGTGGTCGGATGAGGAGACTGGGGTGAACCCGTTTTCCATTGAGGACGCCAACGGCGATGGGAACCCGTTTGAGGTGGAGCCGGCGTCCTCGGGGGTGTCTGTGGCCGTGCGTGCCCTCTACGACTACGAAGGACAGGAGCAGGATGAACTCAGCTTcaaagcag GCGAGGAGTTCACCAAGATAGGAAACGAGGACGACCAGGGCTGGTGCAGAGGGCGCCTGAAAGACAGCGTGGTGGGCCTCTACCCCGCCAATTACGTAGAAGACATCCAGTAA